Proteins encoded together in one Plasmodium brasilianum strain Bolivian I chromosome 6, whole genome shotgun sequence window:
- a CDS encoding hypothetical protein (conserved Plasmodium protein), which translates to MNHKIDIFLYICKMENKLKVEKDLIKKLIPTQKKFSKNMVVKYVLYNYKTKKSLIKKNWNINYILNKTKKKRKNKEAAHDKNISDKLDGEKKEVTHEHNFTDSHGNPMNNLLIEKSSGVNNNSSSYKKLLNKIIRNVKNGRNTTIVNTGVDTQKGEKNVFLYGHLFKKYLGNGNKKRGGNVEMSKCGETEEHINKQNIEELEEVKKNKISEENLKGDCAVKKSKNSYEKSKMFEDYLKKKRGLILDIYDYVVILNNENTKISISSWAYKNSKIIDMIKVKSFKETNRKSNRSNKTTPFCHRCFIKKYFDSTNFNYPKCCKNLPAKKVVKNGEHLRECLKRIIRKCVEIIKRGRGKTLNVCFIFKYKITINNQHTSIHLINFPLCNIEKNKIFYNSNNEKTLLFLFNKKIINSVKNINDYSNFIFPFNNSQECQRALNLKKKIIYFVSHRKCLFEKEEKVGTNETLIDIQQKEDSILNDYYTTKEMNNNREKTFTKYNKKEIIFHMHLFEILIRLIFKNSKTYFTFFISEQTYDFEFYKNIYYLNLSKVVNVKIKLKKDMKRRMIKKVKKKANKKVKKKMKKEKNNKTTEKRNILCSNDGGSLFNTLLKENDDCKNIINEKDKKIFNLQNEVQEKNKIVSNLEMEITKYKSEHFEKIKIIESLKNKISKKEATIYDNSIDDQVMKNSNYVKKLYNENNLLKEKMKRLNSSIKKDKIYSNTIGTLPNTKESSKAIIPSTTENAKEKDQNDKLSFFLKAFLDTEQKLYTADVVINTQKEIIARIKKEKNNYFEEVERRKTVFKKEMERSLDFIYSICEDIKTKKEKICLTNRINKLHDSINVG; encoded by the exons ATGAATCACAAAATcgatatttttttgtacatttgtaaaatggaaaataaattaaaggtAGAGAAAGACTTAATAAAGAAACTTATACCAACACAAAAAAAGTTCAGTAAAAATATGGTAGTTAAATATGTTTTGTATAACtataaaacgaaaaaatctttaataaaaaaaaattggaatattaattacattttGAATAAGAcaaagaagaagaggaaaaacAAGGAAGCTGCACATGATAAGAACATATCTGACAAACTTGATGGTGAAAAGAAGGAAGTAACACACGAGCACAATTTTACTGACTCGCATGGAAATCCTATGAACAATttattaattgaaaaaagtaGTGgagtaaataataattcaagttcttataaaaaattgcttAACAAGATAATCcgaaatgtaaaaaatggaagaaataCGACCATAGTAAATACTG ggGTAGACACACAGAAGGGTGAAAAAAATGTCTTTCTTTATGGTCACTtgtttaagaaatatttaggCAACG gcaataaaaaaagaggggGAAATGTGGAAATGTCAAAATGTGGTGAGACAGAGGAACATATTAACAAACAGAATATAGAAGAGTTAGAAGAagtgaagaaaaataaaatatcagaggaaaatttaaaaggaGATTGTGCTGTTaagaaaagcaaaaatagCTATGAAAAGAGTAAAATGTTTGAagactatttaaaaaaaaagagaggaCTAATTTTAGACATATATGATTATGTTGTAATATTGAACAATGAga acACTAAAATATCAATTTCATCATGGGCATacaaaaatagcaaaataatCGATATGATAAAAGTAAAGTCTTTTAAGGAAACAAATAGAAAAAGTAATAGAAGTAATAAAACAACCCCCTTTTGTCATAgatgttttataaaaaaatattttgacaGTACTAATTTTAATTACCCCAAATGTTGTAAAAATTTACCCGCAAAAAAGGTAGTAAAAAATGGAGAACATTTGAGGGAATGTTTGAAACGCATTATTAGGAAGTGTgtagaaataattaaaagagGAAGAGGAAAAACACTTAACGtatgctttatttttaagtataaaatTACCATAAACAATCAACATACATCTATACATCTGATTAATTTTCCTCTTTGTAATatagaaaagaataaaattttttataatagcaataatgaGAAAAcgttactatttttatttaataaaaagattataaactcggtaaaaaatattaatgattattctaattttatatttccttttaacAATTCGCAAGAGTGTCAGAGAGCTcttaatttaaagaaaaaaattatttattttgttagtCATCGAAAATGCCTCTTtgaaaaggaggaaaaaGTTGGAACAAATGAAACCCTCATAGATATCCAACAAAAAGAAGACAGTATTTTAAACGATTATTATACAACTAaagaaatgaataataataggGAGAAAACATTTAcgaagtataataaaaaagaaataatttttcatatgcaTCTTTTCGAAATACTAATTAgacttatatttaaaaattcgaAAACAtactttacattttttatcagTGAACAAACCTATGATTTTGagttttacaaaaatatatattatcttaaTTTAAGCAAAGTTGTTAATGTGAAAATAAAACTGAAGAAGGATATGAAAAGAAggatgataaaaaaagtCAAAAAAAAGGCTAATAAAAAAgtcaaaaaaaagatgaaaaaagaaaaaaataataaaacaacagAAAAAAGGAACATTTTATGTAGTAACGATGGGGGAAGTCTGTTTAATACCttgttaaaagaaaatgatgattgcaaaaatataataaatgaaaaggataaaaaaatatttaatttacaaaACGAGGTGcaagaaaagaataaaatagtatCAAATCTTGAAAtggaaattacaaaatataaaagcgaacattttgaaaagatcaaaattatagaaagtttgaaaaacaaaatctcaaaaaaagaagcaacTATATATGATAATTCTATAGATGATCAAGTAATGAAAAATTCTAATTAtgtaaagaaattatataatgaaaataatttattaaaggaaaaaatgaaaaggttAAACAGTTCAATTAAGAAGGACaaaatttattcaaataCGATTGGAACGCTTCCTAACACGAAAGAAAGTTCTAAGGCCATCATACCCTCAACTACTGAG AATGCGAAAGAAAAAGATCAAAACGACAAATTAAGTTTTTTTCTGAAAGCTTTTTTAGATACGGAACAGAAATTATAC ACAGCTGATGTAGTAATAAACACCCAGAAGGAAATCATAGCAAGAattaaaaaggagaaaaataattattttgagGAAGTGGAAAGGAGAAAAACTGTTTTT AAAAAGGAAATGGAAAGATCTCTGGATTTTATATACTCCATTTGTgaagatataaaaacaaagaaagaaaagatatGCTTAAcgaatagaataaataaattacatgATTCTATAAATGTAGGATAA
- a CDS encoding merozoite surface protein 8 — MKKNSHVFIFIIYVIFYCKSVVEGRVDSTNNGDDVSNRINSNNKDANNGGDMSLNNDGNNNDNNNNDNNNSDNSENNVRKNVNTTGNNKDQNANSDHSKNTKNVVELGNKHNDDNEENITKKKEEALKKVIKIVDELESVQLLLDGDYSVLDKYNIKLFDEEDGETNKKKVIGEYDLKMLKKILLFREKISRTCENNYKNAEEILKNCFNKDDPQLKKSYDKIKKGLTKKILGMEDFLLELLENLFNKINDNFINSDSFDLNDYISDFELINYILKNEPSEFYYDITHVIEALNLKLESSALEKVVNSVHSGMNINNKIKDDLVNILKKSSAKFFKIGIDKKAKMLIPVQAQHKGTSVKQFALQFLDKNKVCEHKKCPLNSNCYVINGEETCRCLPGYSDVKLDNEMNCVRDDTMDCNNNNGGCDINATCSFLDKKIVCECKENFEGDGIYCSNTVFNSINNFIFFILVIMYIYLF; from the coding sequence atgaagaaaaattcgcacgtatttatttttataatatatgtaatattttattgtaagaGTGTTGTAGAAGGTAGAGTTGATTCTACGAATAATGGGGATGACGTATCAAACAGAAtcaatagcaataataagGATGCTAATAATGGTGGTGATATGTCTCTGAACAATGATGGTAACaacaatgataataataataatgataataataatagtgatAACTCAGAAAACAATGtcagaaaaaatgtaaacacaACTGGTAATAACAAGGACCAAAATGCTAATTCTGACCATTCAAAGAACACAAAGAACGTAGTTGAATTAGGAAATAAacataatgatgataatgaagaaaatattaccaaaaaaaaagaagaagcaTTGAAAAAggttattaaaattgttgaTGAATTGGAAAGTGTTCAATTATTACTAGATGGTGATTATAGTGTTTTAgataagtataatataaaattatttgatgAAGAAGACGGagaaacaaacaaaaaaaaagtcattGGAGAATATGACCTTAAGATGTTAAAGaagattttattatttagagaaaaaatatcaagaacttgtgaaaataattataaaaatgcagAAGAAATACTTAAGAACTGTTTTAATAAAGATGACCCCCAATTAAAGAAATCATATGATAAGattaaaaaaggattaaccaaaaaaattttggGTATGGAAGATTTTTTACTAGaattattagaaaatttgtttaataagattaatgataattttataaatagtgATTCATTTGACTTAAATGATTACATATCTGATTTTGAACTtatcaattatatattaaaaaatgagcCTTCCGAGTTTTACTATGATATAACACATGTAATAGAAgcattaaatttaaaattagaatCCAGTGCACTTGAAAAAGTTGTTAACTCTGTTCACTCAGGAATGAATAtcaataacaaaattaaggATGATTTAgttaatattcttaaaaaatcgtcagcaaaattttttaaaataggtattgataaaaaagcaaaaatgttaatacCAGTACAGGCACAACACAAAGGAACATCCGTAAAACAATTTGCACTTCAGTTcttagataaaaataaagtttgtgaacataaaaaatgcCCTTTGAATTCAAATTGTTACGTAATAAATGGTGAAGAAACTTGTAGATGCCTTCCAGGATATAGTGATGTTAAACTAGATAATGAAATGAACTGTGTAAGAGATGATACTATGgattgtaataataacaatggtGGATGTGATATTAATGCAACATGTTCATTTTTAgacaaaaaaattgtatgcGAATGTAAAGAAAACTTCGAAGGAGATGGAATATACTGTTCAAACACCGTTTTTAATTCAATCAACaactttattttctttatattagttatcatgtatatatacttattttag